In Lathyrus oleraceus cultivar Zhongwan6 chromosome 2, CAAS_Psat_ZW6_1.0, whole genome shotgun sequence, the DNA window gacttAGCATCAAAACAGGTAAAACAAAGGAAGTTTAAATATGATAAAGGCAGGTACAGATAAGCAGCAATTCAAAAGAAAAGAACACAAAATACATATCAGAAAACATAAGGAAAGAAACAAGAGaagcctaagtgcctaagggtttggaggcggaggcatcctttggagcagctGAGTCAGCAGGTTGTAAATATTGTTGTTGACGGAGTCCTGATGATCCAGTCTTGCTCGCACTATCTGTTGCTCCTTCTGCAGATCTTCCAGAGTCTTCAGGACCAGAGGGGCGAAGTCAAAGTTTGATTTCTCCCCCTAAGCCAGAGCATCAGTGCTAGTCTTAGCAGCTTCTTCCGCAGCTATGTGCAGCCTCTTTAGCTTCAGCTttttcttttgcttctgcttcaGCAGTAGCAGCTTCAGCAGCAaccttctctgcagcttctcagaCCCGTTGCTCTTCTGCTTCTCTTCTGGCCTTTTCCTCTGCCTCTCTGACCAATCATGCTTGTAGCCTTTCTCCAGCGTCTTTGATAAAGTCGTTGCGTACTTGTTCATAGAGGCCTTTCagtttaaaagcctcagaggtcatccatttgatcactctgttccagtgagTCCTCACTGTAGAGGGATCATTACTGATACTAGAGTTTTCAGATGGAGATCTGATCTTTTCCACTGAAGACTCAACAAATAAAGAGATTTCTTATTCTAGGGTGTGGAAGGTAGTTTCTAGTTCAGTGTCGGGGGATGGGGATGTTGGTAGTGTTTGGTTGGTGTCAACGGGAGTCTGAGAGGTAGGGATGATAATGTTTCCAGAGGGTGGTATGATGGGAGTATCAGAGGGTGATGTTGTGGGTTGTTCAGGTGGTGGATTTTGTGGTTGTTCAGATGGAGGTGTTTGTGGTTGTTCAGATAGTGGTGGAACTGGTTGCTCAGGTGGTGGAGTGTTAGCTTCTAGTTCAGGTTGTTGTTGTAAGGCAAGAGCACGTGCCTGAAGCTGAGCTAGTGGGGGGGATTGAGGGTCACAGGGTTCTGAATCAAATGATAAGATATAGTAGGGTGGAGATGAAGGTGTGAAGGAGATTGATGATATAGGTTCGTTAACCATTTCAGCTTCAGAAACTGGTAGGGTTGTGGTGGAGAGGTTAAATTTTAGAAACGGAGGTGATGATGGGTTAGGGGTTGGGTTTTAGAGGGTTTGATGGTAGGGTTCAGATTGAGTGTAGATATGGgtggtttggggaagagaagaagcaattTGCTTTAAATTGACAAAGCGAGAGTGAGGAGGCAAAAACTTACTTGGTGATTCGATCAAAGGGACCAGAGGTTTGGACGCAGAAGTTTCCCCCAGTTTTTCTTTCTTGGCCTTCTTTGACTTCTCAGAAGGTTCTCGTTGtctcttcatgaagtttggtggatTCTCAGGCAGCCAATCCACAGAGAACTCTGAGATGTCAACTCCTTGGCTTGCGAGATCCTTCAGATAGTGTGCCACA includes these proteins:
- the LOC127122506 gene encoding uncharacterized protein LOC127122506, coding for MEDVTVDIGRPLNACNLKSMGGIEKVRVKPSLDTSWEALKDHRKIPNSLYLFSKIIPPEVVAHYLKDLASQGVDISEFSVDWLPENPPNFMKRQREPSEKSKKAKKEKLGETSASKPLVPLIESPISEAEMVNEPISSISFTPSSPPYYILSFDSEPCDPQSPPLAQLQARALALQQQPELEANTPPPEQPVPPLSEQPQTPPSEQPQNPPPEQPTTSPSDTPIIPPSGNIIIPTSQTPVDTNQTLPTSPSPDTELETTFHTLE